Proteins found in one Hydrotalea sp. genomic segment:
- a CDS encoding Abi family protein: MSLQDYGKPYLSVEEQLNLIKLRGMVIADEQEAKQRLKSIGYYRLSGYWNVFRCADSEKFETNINFSDVVSLYEFDKKLRLIVLDAIERIEIALRVDIAIVLGEERPFSYLEDNIFSSSDKQKEWLEYFSKRHKNPRQEWLKQATATYNKLPIWMAIELWDFGLLSHFFSNLKPKYKDIIVKEYNTTAKTFQNWLANINDIRNICAHHDRLWNIAQNIRPRIPQNLRLLSHLRKDHDACNKIYATLTIMQYLLRKINPTTEWPKRLKEQIDKFPKNHIINIKQAGFADNWHKEDIWRD; this comes from the coding sequence ATGTCTTTGCAGGATTATGGAAAGCCATATTTATCCGTTGAAGAACAATTAAATCTTATTAAGTTGCGGGGCATGGTTATTGCGGATGAGCAAGAAGCGAAACAACGTTTAAAATCTATTGGGTATTATAGATTAAGCGGTTATTGGAATGTTTTTCGTTGCGCGGATAGTGAAAAATTTGAAACCAATATTAATTTTTCTGATGTTGTTAGCCTGTATGAATTTGATAAGAAATTACGACTAATTGTTTTGGACGCTATCGAGAGGATAGAAATTGCCCTTAGGGTTGATATAGCGATAGTTTTAGGAGAAGAGCGTCCTTTTTCTTATTTAGAAGATAATATATTTAGTAGCTCGGATAAGCAAAAGGAGTGGTTAGAATATTTTAGCAAGCGTCATAAAAATCCAAGACAAGAATGGCTTAAACAAGCGACAGCAACATATAATAAGTTGCCTATTTGGATGGCAATAGAGTTATGGGATTTTGGCTTATTATCTCATTTTTTTTCTAACCTAAAGCCTAAATATAAAGATATAATAGTAAAAGAATACAACACAACAGCAAAGACATTTCAAAATTGGCTAGCAAATATAAATGATATCAGGAATATATGTGCGCACCATGATAGATTATGGAATATAGCGCAAAATATAAGACCTCGAATACCTCAAAATTTGCGCCTGTTAAGCCATTTAAGAAAAGACCATGATGCGTGCAATAAAATATATGCGACATTGACCATCATGCAATATTTATTAAGAAAAATAAATCCTACAACAGAATGGCCAAAACGATTAAAAGAGCAAATAGATAAATTTCCTAAGAATCATATTATTAATATAAAACAAGCTGGTTTTGCAGACAATTGGCACAAAGAGGATATTTGGCGAGATTGA